CTACTTCCTTCCATCTTTAGACCAGCCCTGCAAATCGATACCTATTATGCCCTCCATTGGAGGACAGaaaacagggaagcccagcaagatGGGGAATTTTCTCCAAAATGCAGCCAGGGTGGGGCCAGGATCAAGTTCATCTTCTCTGACTCTGAAGAGGGTGCTGTGAACTCAGGGGGCTGTGTGCCTGAAAGTGGGGTGAGTGCTGCTGCCGCCTGCAGGGAGCCAGAGCAGAGAGGGGGCAGGGAGCAGAGCTCGCAGCCCCTGACCCTCTGGTAGCCCCTTCCGTCTGCCTCTCGCCCCCACCACCCCCGACTGCCTGCTCCCCGTGGCTCGGTCGCTGTTTTCTGAAATCGTTGTCTGGTCTCAATACGCTCCTTTTCCAAGTCCTTTCTCCCCTGGGACCCCGTCTCCCAGAGGCCGGGTAGAGAGAACTGGAACAGGGGGAAATGCAGCCTCTCCCGCCCGGCTCATCACACAGCTGCGCCAGCCGACAGCTGCAGGGACCCATCTTAGCTTCCCTGTGTGGGCTCCAAACTGTTTTTCCATATCTGTCAGGGACAGCCTCAGCCAAGGGAGCAGCACCTTTGGAGCACACTAAGTCAGCTCAGGTTCTGGGGTGGCCTTCGCTCTTGGTTCACAGGTGGTTCCCTGTGACCCTCTCCTCCCTGTGGGGGCCGCTTATTCCCGGCCCGGTACCTGGTTGACAACGTTCTCTCAGCCTCGGACAGGAAGCCAGGCTGGTTCCTAAGCCTGGCAGTCTCACTGGGTTCCCGCTGGTGGCTGGAGCCCGAGGGGTTCTTCCAACCAGGCCCCGAGGCGCAGAAAAGTGAACCTTACTGCCAGGGCCGGTGGTGAGGGGCGCAGGTGCGTCATTTGGTGACATAGATGGCAGAGGGAGATGGCACAGTGTGTGTGCGcccacgtgtgtatgtgtgtgcatgtgcacgcaTGTGCATGcaggcacacatgtgtgcatgtgtatgtgcatgcatgtgtgtgtgcacgcgcatgtatgcatgtgtgtgcacacgcatgtgtgtgtgtgcaggcacgcgtttgtgtgtgtgcgagtgtgcatgtgcatacatgtgtgtgcatgtgtatgtgcatgcatgtgcgtgtgtgcgtgtgtgtgtgtgtgtgtgtggcgaaAGCACACACGTGTCTGTCAGATGCACTGGGACTTGAATCCCATCTTTCCCGCTCACTGTCTGGCTCTTTATAGGAGTTTGACGACTTCTGTTCTTGGAGGCATGACTGGTTTTCCTCAGGGAGCCAGGCTCCTTGTGCGGTTCTGTTGTCCCCGAGGTCTGAGTTAAGTGTACAGAACTAAACCGGTGAATAGGGAGGGAGTTAGCCTGCAGAGAGGGGGCAAGGCACACCTGCTTCTTAAAAATCCCGGCccggctcaagagggaggggatacatgtaaagatacagctgattcatgttgtcgtACAGCAGAAtgtaatataacattgtaaagcgattgtactccaattaaaaaagtaaaatcacacacacacatcggtttagtcagttcagtgcagtcactctgtcgtgtctgactcttttcgaccccatggactgcagcatgccaggcctccctgtccatcaccaactcccggagtttactcaaactcatgtgcattgagtcagtgatgccacacaCATGTCCCAGCCCCCAAATGAAATATATCATTGTCTGGAGGCAAAGAAGGTGGGAATGTAGCCCCTGGCCTGGCTGCCAGCTATCAGCAGCTCACAGTGAGGAAGGGAAAGTGTGGGCCTTTGCTGTGAGCATGTGTTTAAAATATCCTGCTGTTTGACTTCCTCCACCAGCAGCTGAGTAATAAAAGTTGTGCTTTCAGGGTAACATCTGGATTTTATGCAGGCCCCCACAGGTTCTGGCATCCTATCTCTAAGCAATGGATCAGAGAACTGAGACTATTATAAGGCaacacctgctctgtgccaggtccATGGTGGATGCTGGGGCACCTGTTCTCTGCCTGAATGCCCCTCTGGTACAGCTGGCACAGAGCTGGTATCCTGTGCATTTTGATGGTCTGATCTGCATACACATCTGGAGGAATGAGAAAAGTCTTCGTACTAAACAATGAGACTATCAAACCTGAGTCACACCAGGAAGGCTGGCAAGATTTAGAAATAATACTAACAATTCATGGATGAGGCAACCAAGCTGGTGAGTTGCAGGGACAGGGCCTGATCCCGGATCTGTTGGACTCTAAATCTTGTGCTTTTAATGACTATGGAAAAGAATGAACATTTCTGAAAAGCTTTACTATGAAGGCAGGTTTCTACAGCATCTGTGTGCAGTAAGGGAAGACATTTGGGAAGGGTGAGCACTGCGCCCAGGATGCTACATTGTAAGCCAAGTTGCAAAGGGGAAAAGTGTGCAGGAAGGGTGTTCTGAAATTTCCTGGAGTCAGCAGAGGCACGAAGCATCTTGGGCTGCAGTGCAGTTATTTGTTCAGGAAACCAGCATTTACAAAcgcctccccccatcccaccgtGGGGAGGTCGGAGCCCAGATTTAGGCGTGGTGAAGATACACACAGGAATCTGAAGACTTTGACCTTCTTTCCTTCTGATTTTGTATCTCTACAAGCTTTCATTGCCAGGAAATCATGAAATGTTGATGCCAGAGGGAACCTGGCATCAATTAttttttagaggaaagagcaaggGTTTTAGACCTTGGCAAACCTGGATTCAAATTCCAGTTCAGGCATTTGTAGCCACAGGCAAAACATGATTTGTTTTCCTCCAAAGGTTCAGTGGTATTGACTCGTGTGTCCATGGTCACACCGCTGGCATGTAATGCTTTCCGTTATCTACTGCTGTTTAACAAACCGCTGCAAAGCTTAGCGGCCGACAGAAACGGTGTTCAGTTATTGAGTTCACAAATCTGCAACTTGGGGAAGGCCCAGCAGGTAATGCTGGTGTCAGCTGGGCCGGCCTGTCCGGGGCTGGAGGGTCCATGCCTCAGATGCCTCTCTCGCCTGGCTGGCGTGTGGTGTCGGCGGTGAGTGGGAGGTCAGGACCGGCACTGAGGACTGAGTCCCTTCCCACCTGAGCCTTGCCGCAGACTGTTTGGGCTTCCTCACACCATGGGGGCTGGGCTCCGGGAAGCAGGCAGAGGAAGCCGGGTGTTAAGGCCTGGAAACCGCCACAGCGTCTCCCATCCTTCTCTGCCGTGACgcgcttccctggcggctcagatggtaaaaagtccaccgcagtgtaggagacccaggtttgatccctgggtcaggaagatcccctggagaagggaattgttacccgctccagtattcttgtctggagaatcccatggacagaggggtctggcgggctacagtccgtggggctgccaagagctggacatgactcagtgataaagcTTGCACACATGCTGCTGTGAAGCAGCTACAAAACTCAAATTGAAGGGGAGCAGCCATTGACCCcaccttttcctctcttttcaaaaaacattaaaaaatgttttttaaattaaaaacattaaaaaaatttttaaattttaaattaaacatttaattggaggataattgctttacagtgtggtgctggtttctactgtacagcaatgTGGAGCAGTGATCTGTATACATACATGTCCTTCCCCGTgagccccctcccagccccatccCACCATCTGGGTCATCGCCGAGCACCGAGCCCAGCTCCTGGGCTccacagcaggttcccactggcCGTCTATTTCACGCGCGGTCGGGTATAAATGTCAACCCTACTCTCTCAGTCtggcccaccctcttcttccctccgtgtgtccacaagtctgttttctgcgtctgcatctccattgctccctgcaaataggttcatcggtaccatttttctagattccacatatatgcgttaatagatgacatttttctcttttggacttacttcactctgcatgacagaatctaggttcatccacatctctatAAATGACGTGGTTTCGTTCCTTTCTATTGGTCCCACTTTCTAATGGGAAGGGTGTCCAAGAACTTTGAAATGGCCGCTCTTCTCCACTGGTCTCCCCCGCTCCAGAGCTGCTTCAGCACAGCGCACTCACTTCCCCCTTCTCCGCATCACTCCTGTGCTGAGAACTCTTCAAGGCGCTCTGTTACCCTTTGCCTTCCTCTTAGCTTGGTTACTTCATGACGTTGTCCTAGCCTGCTTCTCAAGGGCAGTGAAATTGTTTCTCCTCTATGATCTATTTcaggataaagaaagaaagaaagtgaagtcactcagttgtgtccgactctttgcgaccccatggactgtatcccaccaggctcctccgtccgtgggattctccaggcaagaatactggggtgggttgccatttccttctccaggagatcttcctgacccagggattgaacccaggtctcccgtgctGTAGGCAGAcgccttactgtctgagccaccagggaagtccaacattaAAAAGCATTCCAGGATaaagtcaacattaaaaaatttcccatggtatgtatgtatgtactttTATTGAGGCATAGTTGATATCCAGTATTATATGTTCAAGTGTGCAATATAGGGACTCACAATGTAAAGGTTGtatttcatttatagtttttataaaacACCGGCCATATTTCTTGTGCTATATCCTATAGAGATAAATAAGCTGTCTAACTtcgtagcttatttattttacacctgGTAGCTTGTAAATCCCCTACCCCGACCCTGcccctctctgcttctctctccacGTGGGTAACCACTACTTtgatctctacatctgtgagtctgttttgttttgttgtgttcattcatttgcttcattttgattccacatataagtgatgacatgcagcatttttctttctctgacttattgcaCTAAGCATGATACtctaagtgtccaccaacagatgaatgatgTGCGttccacacacacagtggaacagtcttcagccataaaaaaggacgAAAATCTGCCATTTGCACCAATATGAATGGACTTGAAGGGTACGAACCCCTAGTATTTATTAACCCAATCATGATAAATACTTTAAACGGATTATCTAATTTGAATTTTCAACCCTGTTAGCTGAGTTCTTATGTATTTGAAGTCAGGAATGCTTAACTGGGAAACTGAGCTGTTAACTCCCACAGTAAATCATGTCCACTGGAAGTTTCCCAGATGCAGGTTGTTCTCACTGAAGTCCGAGATTTTATCCTTTTTCTATGTCTTCTCTTTTATCTCACCAACTTATGCTTATTTTTCAGGTTCCAATTTAGTCagcccttcctccaggaagacttccctgatTCTTGAAGACGGGATGCACTCCCCATCAATATTCCGTCTTATTTCCATCTAGCACTTTTCACTTTGTCCTGAAATTTCTGGAACCCCTCCCAGGCTAtacattgtctttctttctttctttctttttttgagttcagGGCAGCGTCTTGATTTATTTTCCTCTCCAGAAGTGAAAGATCCTTCAGTCCAGTATCTCAGTTTCTCCTGAGTTGTCCTTATCTACGAGGCTATGAGAACCCTCAGTTATGCAGCCCGACACCGCCAACCAGACCCACACGGCGGAGTTTGTCTTGGTGGGCTTCGCTGAGGTGCGTGAGATGCGCCTCTTCCTTTTCTCACTCTTCCTCACCATGTACCTGCTCACCCTGGTGGAGAACTTGGCCATCATCGTGCTGGTGGGCTTGGACCACCGCCTCCATAGgcccatgtatttcttcctgaCGCACTTGTCCTGCCTTGAAATCGGCTACACTTCGGTCACGGTGCCCAAGATGCTGGCGGGCTTCCTTGGGGTGGCTGGAGGCCAGAGGATCTCCTACGCAGGCTGCCTCACCCAGCTTTTTGTCTTCACCTTCCTTGGTGCCACCGAGTGCTTCCTGCTGGCCGCCATGGCCTACGACCGCTACGTGGCCATCTGCCTGCCTCTCCGGTACGCGGCCCTGGTGTCCTGGGGCACCTGCGTCCGCCTGGCAGCCGCCTGTTGGCTGGGGGGCTTTCTCACCCCCGTGTTGCCCGTTTACCTCATGTCCCGACTGACGTTTTGTGGCCCCAACGTCATAGACCACTTCTTCTGCGATGCCTCGCCACTGCTGGCCCTGGCCTGCTCGGATGTCGCCCCGAAGGAGACCGCAGACCTCCTGGTCTCCCTGGCCGTGCTCCTGGCCTCCTCTGCGGTCATTGCCGCATCCTATGGCCGCATCATCTGGACGCTGCTTCGGATCCACGCAGCTGCGGAGCGCAGaaaggccttctccacctgcgCGGCCCACCTGACCGTGGTGAGCCTCTTCTACGGCACTCTCTTCTTCATGTACGTCCGCACCAGAGCGGCCTCTTCCATCAGCTTCAACAAGGTGGTGTCCGTCTTCTACGCCATCATCACGCCCATGCTCAACCCCCTCATCTACAGCCTTCGAAACCAAGAGGTGAATGCAGCTCTGGGAAGAGCCTTCTCCTGCAGGTCTTGGAAAGGTCAGTGAGGAGGGCAGGTGTTGGGTGGGGTGCAGGATCCTTGCCTAGCTTTTTATAAGGAGAGTGGTGAGGACTCTGGAATGGAACAGAGGCCTAGGAGGCACGAGTTatggattcaattcagttcagttgctcagtcgtgtccgactctttgctaccccatgaactgcagcatgccaggcctccctgtccatcaccaactcccagagttcactcagactcatgtccattgagctggtgatgccatccaaccatctcatcctctgtcatccccttctccttctgccttcaatctttcccagcatcagggtcttttccagtgagtcagttctttgcatcaggtggccaaaggatttgagtttcagcttcagaatcagtccttccaatgaatattcagggctgatttcctttaggatggactggttggatctccttgctgtccaatggactctcgagagtcttctccaacaccacagtttaaaagcatcaattctttggtgctcagctttctttatagtccaactctcacttctatacatgactactggaaaaaccgaaactttgactacatggacctctgtggataaagtaatgtctctgctttttaatatgctgtctaagttggtcataacttttcttccaaggagtaagcatctttttagttcatggctgcagtcaccatctgcagtgattttggagcctcccaaaataaagtccctcactgtttccattgtttccccatctatttgccatgaagttatgggaccagatgccatgatcttagttttctgaatgctgagttttaagccaactttttcaccctcctctttcgctttcattaagaggctctttagttcttcgctttctgccaaagggtggtgttatctgtatatctgaggttattgatatt
This sequence is a window from Bubalus kerabau isolate K-KA32 ecotype Philippines breed swamp buffalo chromosome 15, PCC_UOA_SB_1v2, whole genome shotgun sequence. Protein-coding genes within it:
- the LOC129628579 gene encoding olfactory receptor 6Q1; its protein translation is MQPDTANQTHTAEFVLVGFAEVREMRLFLFSLFLTMYLLTLVENLAIIVLVGLDHRLHRPMYFFLTHLSCLEIGYTSVTVPKMLAGFLGVAGGQRISYAGCLTQLFVFTFLGATECFLLAAMAYDRYVAICLPLRYAALVSWGTCVRLAAACWLGGFLTPVLPVYLMSRLTFCGPNVIDHFFCDASPLLALACSDVAPKETADLLVSLAVLLASSAVIAASYGRIIWTLLRIHAAAERRKAFSTCAAHLTVVSLFYGTLFFMYVRTRAASSISFNKVVSVFYAIITPMLNPLIYSLRNQEVNAALGRAFSCRSWKGQ